GAGACATTCTCCACTTCGCCAATCACATTACGATTAAGGCGATAATGCCACATGCTTCCAAGCCATAAATAATCAGTTCAAAGTGCACAAGTTCGCCATAAGTAATTGATAACTTAAACCTGAACCGACGATCCGATGGAACAATCCAGTTAGATGGACCCAAACAACATGCCCGTAATCGCAGAACACAGTTAAATTAGTTACTTTTTCAGATCTCCAACATAAAAGTCCTCAATCATGTCAAAGACTCGAGTTGCATGTTGTGGCCTGTCAAGATGTGGAATGGATTGATTAGTTGCCGTTCTTGCAAGACCACAAGTGAATGATAAAAGATAGCATCAAAGAAGAATCTAACTTCACAAGGAGCAAAATCTTGCCCCAACTGCAAAGAGAACGTGAAAAGTTTATCGTATCAAAAAAACTTACCCATAAAAACCTTCGGTTGAATCATCACCAGCATGTGTTAGTATGGCGTCACCTCCAGGGTGCTCTTCTACGTAAGAGGTAACATCATAAACctatatttttcagaaaaacagAACGTGGTGATCATGTTGACGAAATTTAGTCACAAAGACCAATTGGGACGGTCTTGCTTTATGGAAAGAAAACAATTCAAGAGAAACTGTAGCAGATGAAAAACCTTCTCTTTTATGATGATCCAACAGTCGGTCCTCCTGTTATGCAAtgaaacttcagctttgctgtACACTTTGGATGCCTAATCAGAAAGGAGtcatattaataaaaaacaaacattttttttattatggaaATTGCAACTGCAACACCAGCTAGTATCGAATCAATTCAAGTGTCGACTCATGCATGAGGAAAAGTCATCGACCAAAATAAATCGTGAGTGacaaacaataataaaaatacaatcgTAGAAATAATCAGGAGCAGGGGCAAGACAGAACAGAccaacaaaaaatatttgatttgatttgtgaATCTGGTACATTAGATCTTCAGCCAGTAAATGTGCAATCCAGCATTGGTTTCCATATGGAAACCTTCATGTCAACCATCTATGAGGCAGAAGGAAATACTAAGAGTTAAAGGCCAACTATAACATCGATAGAACTTGGAATAACCCATCTGTAATTTCCATTACAGTTCCTCGTTTTCATCGAACATAAAACAAGTAGAATGGCCACAGATTattcaaaattcaataataaaCCAATCAAAAGAAGCCAACTCCTAGAGTATCTCAATTTTCACTAGGTAGTGCACTACAACATGATATTCTTTCCATATGAAGCATATTGATCAAAAgtaaaattggaagaaaaataTGGTGCATCTAGAATTAGAAGGAACGAAAACCTACATACTATCATGAACACTCATTTTCATCGAAACACTAGTAAGGCAAGAACGGCTTTAAATGTTAAACAACCAAAGCTTCTTTGGCTAATAGTGAGTCTATTCTTTACTTCATTTccatttatgaaaaatattggcATTCAACATATAATTTTCTCAACATAACAAAGGTACCAACTACCACTAAGCAAGTAATCCAAATCCATTCTCGTTTTGTCTCCCATTCCATTTTGATTTTGAACATGTAAATACCAacagataaaaaaaaagaaacattcaacatgtataaacagataaaaaaaaagaaaagaaatattacGAAGAAATCAC
This is a stretch of genomic DNA from Primulina huaijiensis isolate GDHJ02 unplaced genomic scaffold, ASM1229523v2 scaffold43391, whole genome shotgun sequence. It encodes these proteins:
- the LOC140970250 gene encoding cytochrome B5-like protein, which translates into the protein MDVLLVTFFVGFVLALLIVVPRLRKSDPGSSRLSNSAGHKASKVYSKAEVSLHNRRTDCWIIIKEKVYDVTSYVEEHPGGDAILTHAGDDSTEGFYGPQHATRVFDMIEDFYVGDLKKFKLSITYGELVHFELIIYGLEACGIIALIVM